A genome region from Fibrobacter sp. includes the following:
- a CDS encoding CRISPR system precrRNA processing endoribonuclease RAMP protein Cas6, which translates to MENCSSFSKPLVIPVTTISVNLILENENPVSAFHGATFRGGFGYTLRSLVCVTGKKTCENCLFLESCAYSFLFETPPPPNSVRMAKYRAVPHPFAMVASQEKSSLKVDLKLFGEAYRYIPHFIYTLNKLGTKGIGKNRTKFTVKDALWDGKVIYSEKSTSVEPGITPLRVTVIPGEPKQGKIRLRFVTPLTIKKDGKELLRFDKKAFFTSLLRRITNLNAFYGVDKSINIDPMIYLKPVEGLTVQDSMRVENRTRFSTRQKKKLDYSGLTGEVTIEGETGTLFPLLRAGEITGVGKNTVFGSGVYEMEVQG; encoded by the coding sequence ATGGAAAATTGCAGTTCATTCTCTAAACCCCTTGTCATCCCGGTGACCACTATATCCGTCAATTTAATACTGGAAAACGAAAACCCGGTCTCTGCCTTCCATGGCGCCACTTTCCGTGGAGGATTCGGGTATACACTTAGATCACTGGTATGTGTAACAGGAAAGAAAACCTGTGAAAACTGCCTCTTTTTAGAAAGCTGTGCTTACTCTTTTCTTTTTGAAACCCCGCCTCCTCCCAATTCGGTAAGGATGGCAAAATACAGGGCTGTGCCGCACCCTTTCGCAATGGTCGCATCACAGGAAAAATCCTCTCTTAAAGTAGATCTGAAACTTTTCGGAGAGGCATACAGATATATTCCTCATTTTATTTACACGCTTAACAAGCTGGGGACAAAAGGGATAGGGAAAAACAGGACTAAATTCACTGTAAAGGATGCTCTCTGGGATGGAAAGGTTATCTACAGTGAAAAAAGCACCAGTGTGGAACCTGGAATAACCCCATTAAGAGTCACAGTGATCCCCGGTGAACCGAAACAGGGAAAGATCAGGCTCAGATTTGTCACGCCTTTGACAATAAAAAAGGACGGAAAAGAACTTCTTCGATTCGACAAAAAAGCCTTCTTTACCAGCCTCCTGAGAAGAATCACCAATCTTAATGCTTTCTACGGTGTTGATAAGAGCATAAATATCGATCCTATGATCTATCTGAAACCGGTTGAGGGCTTGACAGTACAGGATAGCATGAGGGTGGAAAACCGGACACGTTTCAGTACAAGGCAGAAGAAGAAGCTCGATTATTCCGGATTGACCGGAGAAGTAACTATAGAGGGGGAAACTGGTACCCTGTTTCCGCTATTAAGGGCAGGGGAGATCACAGGGGTGGGGAAAAATACGGTGTTTGGAAGCGGGGTGTATGAGATGGAGGTGCAGGGGTGA